From the Bremerella alba genome, one window contains:
- the bcp gene encoding thioredoxin-dependent thiol peroxidase, with protein MAEWVEAGSKAPSFTLTADDGSKVKLSDLQGSIVVLYFYPKDDTPGCTKEACAFRDRQSELVKHGVTVLGVSPDDKDSHLKFKEKYQLNFPLLVDKDHKLAEKYGAWREKNMYGKVSMGIQRSTFLIDPDGKVAKVWKRVQVDGHDAKVLEEVSKLQG; from the coding sequence ATGGCAGAATGGGTTGAAGCCGGCTCTAAAGCCCCCAGTTTCACATTGACAGCAGACGACGGCTCGAAAGTGAAGCTTTCGGACCTCCAGGGCTCGATCGTCGTCCTGTACTTCTACCCGAAAGACGACACCCCAGGCTGCACAAAAGAGGCTTGCGCTTTCCGCGATCGCCAGAGCGAACTAGTAAAGCACGGCGTCACGGTGCTTGGGGTAAGCCCCGACGACAAGGACAGCCACCTCAAGTTCAAAGAAAAGTATCAGCTCAACTTTCCCCTGCTGGTCGACAAAGACCACAAGCTGGCGGAAAAATACGGTGCTTGGCGCGAGAAGAACATGTACGGCAAAGTAAGCATGGGCATTCAGCGCAGCACGTTCCTAATCGATCCCGATGGCAAAGTGGCAAAAGTATGGAAACGCGTTCAGGTCGACGGGCACGACGCAAAGGTGCTTGAAGAAGTGAGCAAGCTGCAGGGCTAG
- a CDS encoding SlyX family protein has protein sequence MIEENVVKRITTLEEKHVHQERILADLNEVILDQQKRITRLEALLTRADDRIERLSVAIEQPRSATDERPPHY, from the coding sequence ATGATAGAAGAAAACGTTGTCAAAAGAATTACAACACTTGAGGAAAAACACGTCCACCAAGAGCGCATCCTTGCGGATCTGAACGAGGTCATTTTGGACCAACAGAAACGAATTACGCGATTGGAAGCCCTGCTGACCCGAGCAGATGACCGCATCGAGCGGTTAAGTGTGGCAATTGAACAGCCAAGATCGGCCACGGACGAACGTCCTCCGCACTATTAA
- the tkt gene encoding transketolase — translation MSISTTSIEQLSINAIRTLSMDAVQQANSGHPGTPMALAPIAYTIWNKHLKYDPANPHWHARDRFVLSCGHASMLLYSTLNVAGVKKADGSSEPSITLEDIKNFRQLHSPCAGHPEVHEAAGIETTTGPLGQGVANSVGMAIAGKWQAARFDDIFGYDVYALCSDGDLMEGISTEAASTAGHLKLSNLCWVYDDNKITIEGDTDLAFSEDIAGKFRAMGWHVIDIEDANDVAALDKAFTEFKQTTDKPTLIVVHSIIAWGAPTKANTHGAHGAPLGDDEIAATKAAYGWTCDKFEVPAEVYEHFNANLGARGAEAKAKWDADFEKFSKENADKAATWSSIMSGELPAGWDADIPSFPADAKGVATRASSGKVLNAIAAKVPGMLGGSADLEPSTKTGLTFEGAGSFQPDTYCGRNFHFGIREHAMAAIGNGMALCGLRPYVSTFFVFSDYLRPSLRLSAIMGAPVLYIFTHDSIGVGEDGPTHQPVEHLAAIRAIPNVAVFRPGDSNEVGECYKTAMQLTDRPSVLVLTRQNLPTLDREKYACPSGSSKGAYILADCEGTPEVLLMGTGSELSLVVDAYEKLTADGVKARAISVPCLELFYEQDAEYQKQVMPCDVPARVAVEAGIRQCWDRLLGLQGEFVGMKSFGASAPADELFPYFGITTDNVVEAAKKSIGK, via the coding sequence ATGTCTATCTCCACGACCAGTATTGAGCAATTGTCGATCAACGCCATCCGTACCTTGTCCATGGATGCCGTTCAGCAAGCCAACAGCGGACACCCAGGCACGCCGATGGCTTTGGCGCCGATCGCCTACACGATTTGGAACAAGCACCTGAAATACGATCCGGCTAACCCGCACTGGCACGCTCGCGATCGTTTCGTGCTTTCCTGCGGGCACGCTTCGATGCTGCTTTACAGCACGCTGAACGTTGCCGGAGTGAAGAAGGCCGACGGTTCGAGCGAACCTTCGATCACGCTGGAAGACATCAAGAATTTCCGTCAGCTGCATAGCCCATGTGCTGGTCACCCGGAAGTTCACGAAGCGGCCGGCATCGAAACCACCACCGGTCCCCTAGGCCAAGGTGTTGCCAACAGTGTCGGGATGGCAATTGCTGGCAAGTGGCAAGCTGCTCGCTTCGACGACATCTTCGGCTACGACGTCTACGCTCTGTGCAGCGATGGCGACCTCATGGAAGGCATTTCCACGGAAGCCGCTTCCACTGCCGGTCACTTGAAGCTGTCGAATCTGTGCTGGGTTTACGACGACAACAAAATCACCATCGAAGGGGACACCGACCTGGCGTTCAGCGAAGACATCGCTGGCAAGTTCCGGGCGATGGGTTGGCACGTAATCGATATCGAAGACGCCAACGACGTGGCCGCACTCGACAAGGCTTTCACCGAGTTCAAGCAAACGACCGACAAGCCAACCTTGATCGTGGTGCACAGCATCATTGCCTGGGGAGCTCCGACCAAAGCCAACACGCATGGCGCTCACGGTGCTCCGCTGGGCGACGACGAAATCGCGGCCACCAAGGCAGCCTACGGTTGGACCTGCGATAAGTTTGAAGTCCCTGCTGAAGTGTACGAACACTTCAATGCCAACTTGGGTGCCCGGGGCGCGGAAGCGAAAGCCAAGTGGGACGCCGACTTCGAAAAATTCAGCAAAGAGAACGCCGACAAGGCCGCCACGTGGTCGTCGATCATGTCGGGCGAACTGCCTGCTGGTTGGGACGCCGATATCCCTAGCTTCCCAGCCGATGCCAAAGGCGTGGCTACCCGTGCTTCCAGCGGTAAGGTCTTGAATGCCATCGCGGCCAAGGTGCCAGGTATGCTCGGGGGTTCGGCCGACTTGGAACCTTCGACCAAGACGGGACTGACCTTTGAAGGTGCTGGCTCTTTTCAGCCTGACACCTACTGCGGTCGCAACTTCCACTTCGGTATTCGTGAACACGCGATGGCCGCGATCGGCAACGGAATGGCCCTGTGCGGGTTACGACCGTACGTGTCGACCTTCTTTGTCTTTAGCGACTACCTGCGACCATCGCTCCGCTTGTCGGCGATCATGGGTGCTCCGGTTCTGTACATCTTCACGCACGATTCGATCGGCGTGGGAGAAGACGGCCCGACGCATCAGCCGGTCGAACACCTTGCAGCCATTCGTGCGATTCCGAATGTCGCCGTGTTCCGTCCTGGCGATTCCAACGAAGTGGGCGAGTGTTATAAGACGGCAATGCAATTGACCGACCGTCCTTCGGTGCTTGTTCTAACCCGTCAGAACTTGCCGACTTTGGATCGCGAAAAGTACGCTTGCCCGAGCGGGTCTTCCAAGGGGGCATACATCCTTGCCGATTGCGAAGGCACTCCAGAGGTTCTGTTGATGGGAACCGGTAGTGAACTTTCGTTGGTGGTCGATGCCTACGAGAAACTGACCGCCGATGGGGTCAAGGCCCGTGCAATTAGTGTCCCTTGCCTGGAGCTGTTCTATGAGCAAGACGCGGAATACCAAAAGCAGGTCATGCCTTGCGACGTGCCTGCTCGTGTCGCGGTGGAAGCGGGGATTCGCCAGTGCTGGGACCGCCTGCTAGGCTTGCAGGGCGAATTCGTCGGTATGAAGAGCTTCGGTGCCAGTGCTCCGGCTGACGAGTTGTTCCCTTACTTTGGAATCACGACCGATAACGTGGTCGAAGCCGCGAAGAAGTCGATTGGCAAATAA
- a CDS encoding (2Fe-2S) ferredoxin domain-containing protein, which yields MSKFTHHIFVCNKCKPPKHLRDGKHDSAKLRAALKKEIKRLGLKAQVRANDSGCLDQCDDGQVVVIYPQAIWYGGVTEGDAERIIHETILAGKVLEDLQIPSERLGCGKVTKKMESESSSAPSPSS from the coding sequence ATGTCAAAGTTTACGCATCACATTTTTGTCTGCAATAAATGCAAGCCTCCCAAGCATCTTCGGGACGGGAAGCATGATTCGGCCAAGCTACGAGCAGCTCTCAAGAAAGAGATCAAACGCCTGGGCCTGAAAGCTCAGGTGCGTGCCAACGACTCGGGGTGTCTCGACCAATGCGATGACGGTCAGGTCGTTGTGATCTATCCCCAGGCCATCTGGTATGGTGGCGTTACCGAGGGAGATGCCGAGCGAATCATCCACGAAACCATCCTCGCGGGAAAGGTTTTGGAAGATTTGCAGATTCCCAGCGAAAGACTGGGATGTGGCAAGGTTACCAAGAAAATGGAATCCGAGTCTTCTTCTGCCCCTTCCCCTTCAAGCTAG
- the trkA gene encoding Trk system potassium transporter TrkA has product MRIVILGSGTVGTWIADLLCRNNHSVTVVESNVDTVRTINAELDIRAIHGSASESAILFQAGIIGCDLCLAVTGDDEVNIVAASMAKAMGARRCVARVYGRVFRDLSTFDYQRHFRIDRFLSLEHLSAVEFVRAIRSPGSAVLENFARGELEVQEVICDDPAPAIGKPLKEVKLPKGVRVGTIQRQGKTWIAGAGDSIEVSDHITLIGTREEIDSVKSKFQVKETPVRSVVIAGGGETGLALARMLEGQRYHVTLMEENMERCEFLARLLEFTTVVHADATRRAILEEERVGNMDVFVACTGDDENNIMACVEAREIGAKECMAIVQRPDYANVVEKLGINLAVSPRNVVARQVLGLLNSGPIISKKNLPGGGTAIVEFEVMPNVVATEHVIANLKLPPQCLITAIMSSDYVRVASADDRLTPGDTVVVLVEESTLDSVVKLFEEQS; this is encoded by the coding sequence ATGCGAATCGTAATTCTGGGTTCGGGAACGGTCGGTACGTGGATTGCGGACTTGCTGTGTCGAAATAACCACAGCGTGACCGTCGTCGAATCGAACGTCGACACGGTACGTACGATCAACGCGGAACTCGACATCCGCGCCATTCATGGATCGGCTTCGGAATCGGCGATTCTGTTTCAAGCCGGGATCATCGGCTGTGATCTGTGCCTGGCCGTGACCGGTGATGACGAAGTGAACATCGTCGCTGCCAGCATGGCCAAAGCGATGGGTGCCCGGCGATGCGTTGCTCGTGTTTACGGTCGCGTGTTTCGTGATCTTAGTACGTTCGACTACCAGCGGCACTTTCGGATTGATCGCTTTCTCAGTCTCGAGCATCTCTCGGCGGTCGAATTTGTTCGCGCGATTCGCTCGCCAGGCAGCGCCGTGCTCGAGAACTTCGCGCGGGGTGAATTAGAGGTTCAGGAAGTCATTTGCGACGACCCGGCCCCAGCGATTGGCAAGCCGCTCAAGGAAGTGAAGCTTCCTAAAGGGGTTCGCGTGGGAACCATTCAGCGGCAAGGGAAAACCTGGATCGCCGGTGCAGGCGATTCGATTGAAGTCAGCGATCACATCACCTTGATCGGAACGCGTGAAGAAATCGACTCCGTCAAATCCAAGTTCCAGGTCAAAGAGACGCCTGTCCGCTCGGTCGTGATTGCCGGTGGGGGTGAAACAGGCCTGGCATTGGCTCGCATGTTAGAAGGCCAGCGGTATCATGTCACGCTCATGGAAGAGAACATGGAACGCTGCGAATTCCTGGCCCGCCTGCTGGAGTTTACAACGGTGGTTCATGCCGATGCCACGCGCCGGGCAATCTTGGAAGAAGAACGCGTCGGCAACATGGACGTCTTTGTGGCGTGTACTGGTGACGACGAAAACAATATTATGGCTTGTGTCGAAGCACGTGAAATCGGTGCTAAAGAGTGCATGGCCATCGTCCAGCGGCCTGACTATGCCAACGTCGTAGAGAAGCTGGGAATTAACCTGGCCGTAAGCCCGCGAAATGTGGTCGCTCGGCAAGTGCTTGGTTTGCTGAACAGCGGTCCGATCATTTCCAAGAAGAACTTGCCTGGCGGCGGAACTGCAATCGTCGAGTTCGAGGTCATGCCGAATGTTGTGGCGACCGAACACGTGATTGCCAACCTTAAACTGCCACCGCAATGTTTGATCACGGCGATCATGAGTTCCGATTATGTCCGTGTCGCGTCGGCGGACGATCGCCTGACACCTGGCGATACGGTGGTCGTGCTCGTGGAAGAGTCGACTTTAGATTCGGTGGTCAAATTGTTCGAAGAACAATCGTAG
- a CDS encoding TrkH family potassium uptake protein translates to MNYRLVCRLLSIVCLIIGVTMVFSLPWAWSAIGHRTDENFQQFETHGFLGLIYSILLSIICWAVLWRIGRKAKGDLYRREAMAIVGLSWLIATILGAMPYLLSGSCNQLSVRLFDSQEHAPQVYGDQVSPLSDDQYALVQSLVGAGARGLSKENLSEQYNAKVLMLTKGEGPEYPFDQVFDELRELPHWRGALIEPDEEEDAPKDRRSNYRIRAVPMNIADAIFESQSGFSTTGATVIADLEDPVCIPHCVLFWRSSTHFLGGLGIIVLFVVILGQGSAGKALMRNEMPGPSKDGSHSRMQHTAWMFAGLYCGLNLVLTILLWLLGMNFFDAVCHAFGTLATGGFSTYNTSLGHFVQADPVSGAWIEYVVIVFMALAGTNFTLLYFMMIGQGLRLLDDIEWRYYIGIIVVVTITVMTFGMVYDDFIIDPETSVVTEFLYALRYGLFQVVSIITTTGYGTHDFDQWNSFGRGVLFLLMFVGGCAGSTGGGLKVIRHILFHKILFLQLEKSYHPTVVRPLRLGGKPVDDPELQTNILIYFSLILVLFVFGWLSVVTLEPDSTWGASEEHIEHKLIDSATAVAATLNNVGPGLGIIGATQNYANFTWWTKLLFTALMMIGRLEIFAVLVLFIPRFWRSR, encoded by the coding sequence ATGAATTATCGTCTGGTGTGCCGACTTCTATCGATCGTCTGCCTGATTATCGGGGTGACGATGGTCTTCAGCCTGCCGTGGGCCTGGTCTGCGATCGGGCATCGTACCGACGAGAACTTTCAGCAATTCGAAACGCACGGATTTCTGGGGCTTATCTATTCGATCTTATTGAGCATTATCTGTTGGGCCGTTCTCTGGCGAATTGGTCGTAAGGCCAAGGGTGATCTCTACCGCCGCGAAGCGATGGCGATCGTGGGGCTGAGTTGGCTTATCGCTACCATACTTGGGGCGATGCCGTATCTGTTATCGGGGTCGTGCAACCAGCTTTCCGTGCGACTGTTTGATTCCCAAGAGCATGCTCCTCAGGTCTATGGCGATCAGGTATCGCCCCTTTCAGACGACCAGTACGCGCTGGTCCAGTCGCTGGTCGGTGCAGGGGCACGGGGTCTTTCCAAAGAGAATCTGTCTGAGCAGTATAACGCCAAAGTCTTGATGCTGACCAAAGGTGAAGGCCCCGAATATCCCTTCGATCAGGTCTTTGACGAGCTACGAGAGCTTCCGCACTGGCGAGGCGCTTTAATCGAGCCTGACGAAGAGGAAGACGCGCCCAAGGACCGCCGCAGCAACTATCGGATACGTGCGGTTCCGATGAACATCGCCGACGCCATCTTCGAATCGCAATCTGGCTTCAGCACTACCGGAGCCACGGTGATCGCCGACTTGGAAGACCCTGTCTGCATACCACACTGTGTCTTGTTTTGGCGAAGCAGTACGCACTTTCTCGGTGGCTTGGGTATTATCGTGCTCTTCGTGGTGATCCTCGGCCAAGGCTCCGCAGGTAAGGCCTTGATGCGGAACGAGATGCCGGGCCCCAGTAAGGATGGATCGCATTCGCGCATGCAGCATACGGCCTGGATGTTTGCTGGGCTGTACTGTGGCTTGAACCTGGTGCTGACGATCTTGCTGTGGCTGTTGGGCATGAATTTCTTCGATGCCGTTTGCCACGCATTCGGAACGCTCGCCACCGGAGGCTTTAGCACCTACAACACCAGCCTCGGGCACTTCGTTCAGGCCGATCCTGTCAGTGGAGCCTGGATTGAATACGTGGTCATCGTCTTCATGGCGTTGGCAGGCACAAACTTCACGCTCCTTTATTTCATGATGATCGGGCAAGGACTGCGTTTGCTCGACGATATCGAGTGGCGTTATTACATCGGTATTATTGTGGTAGTCACGATCACCGTGATGACCTTTGGCATGGTCTACGACGACTTTATCATCGACCCCGAAACATCGGTAGTGACCGAGTTCCTTTATGCTTTGCGTTACGGTTTGTTTCAGGTTGTCTCGATCATTACGACAACAGGCTATGGAACGCATGACTTTGATCAATGGAATAGTTTTGGCCGTGGTGTGCTCTTTCTGTTGATGTTTGTGGGGGGATGTGCCGGAAGTACGGGGGGCGGATTGAAAGTGATTCGCCATATCTTGTTCCATAAGATTCTCTTTCTCCAACTCGAAAAGTCGTATCATCCAACCGTCGTGCGTCCGCTGCGTCTGGGAGGTAAGCCGGTCGACGATCCTGAACTGCAAACGAATATCTTGATCTACTTCTCGCTGATCCTGGTGCTGTTTGTCTTCGGCTGGTTGTCGGTCGTGACCTTGGAGCCTGATTCGACTTGGGGAGCTTCGGAAGAACACATCGAACACAAGCTGATCGATAGCGCGACCGCCGTCGCTGCCACGCTCAACAATGTGGGCCCCGGCCTGGGGATTATTGGGGCCACGCAGAACTACGCGAATTTCACCTGGTGGACGAAGTTGTTGTTTACCGCGCTGATGATGATCGGACGGCTCGAAATCTTTGCCGTTTTGGTACTGTTTATCCCGCGATTCTGGCGTTCTCGATAA
- a CDS encoding tetratricopeptide repeat protein has product MRLALFLLFVTIGLFPTDAFAQRRSQQTPKEDPLVLPTDARLVEIHREFVTKAEKLGDEYARKKDWEKARVVFGEVLKLVPNYKPAVEKLKVINGELSNANKKVVTVEAKDGWQDTGIDVTEGSPLIFRVEGEWMLVHLSDANGLEIPREIRDYKLGSLIGVVAKSATPDKDTVPFTIGTQRQMTVPQTGRLLLKMHDLNNEDNRGQVRVEITGNF; this is encoded by the coding sequence ATGCGACTTGCCCTCTTTTTGTTATTCGTGACCATCGGTCTCTTCCCGACCGATGCCTTTGCCCAGCGACGCTCTCAGCAGACGCCCAAGGAAGACCCATTGGTGCTTCCGACTGATGCGCGTCTCGTGGAAATTCATCGAGAGTTCGTCACCAAAGCCGAGAAGCTCGGGGACGAATATGCTCGTAAGAAAGACTGGGAAAAGGCCCGCGTTGTTTTCGGGGAAGTCCTCAAGCTGGTACCAAACTACAAACCGGCCGTCGAAAAACTGAAAGTGATCAACGGAGAGCTTTCAAACGCGAACAAAAAGGTCGTGACTGTCGAAGCAAAAGATGGCTGGCAAGACACCGGTATCGATGTCACCGAAGGGAGCCCGTTGATCTTTCGCGTGGAAGGTGAATGGATGTTGGTTCATTTAAGTGATGCCAATGGGCTTGAGATACCTCGGGAAATCCGGGATTACAAGTTAGGATCGCTGATTGGGGTTGTTGCTAAATCGGCCACGCCTGATAAAGATACGGTTCCTTTCACCATCGGTACCCAAAGGCAAATGACCGTTCCTCAAACGGGACGTTTGCTTCTCAAGATGCACGACCTGAACAACGAAGACAATCGCGGTCAGGTTCGCGTCGAGATCACGGGCAACTTCTAG
- a CDS encoding SLC13 family permease, with the protein MPEDTTPPPTLAARIGSWLGPAFALTLWVSPSLGFYLDPQQPQLNAIAGAFIWMGVWWLTEAVPLAATSLLPLVLFPLLEIQSVKDVASSYGDQNVFLFLGGFLVALAIERSGLHRRVALSIVYVMGDNPAKLLLGFMVATGLMSMWISNTATTLLMLPIAGSILSVADLRLTDDTARRNLGVGLMLGIAYAASIGGVATLVGTPPNIAFSSYYSDNFPELPQVSFLAWMLMALPFSLVFMLITWGVLAYMMFPVKSADSLGGRNVIADELRNLGPIQAAEWRSGIIFFATALLWILREPVEDWGWGVFFLDENGKTFVSDATTAMAMAILCFVIPRGGKESGPLLTWETTVKVPWGVLLLFGGGIALAQAVNASKFDLYLGSHMANVMSNMSESAMVIVTATGMVWLTEFTSNLASVQTFNPVLGSASQELGVPPLLLLVPATMAASCAFMMPVATPPNAIVYGSGRVPIGSMVKAGIVLNILSIILVSITVLVLGRLLI; encoded by the coding sequence TTGCCGGAAGATACAACGCCACCTCCGACCTTGGCAGCCAGGATCGGATCGTGGTTAGGGCCAGCATTCGCGCTCACGCTGTGGGTGTCGCCCAGCTTGGGCTTTTATCTCGATCCCCAGCAACCGCAATTGAATGCCATTGCCGGGGCATTTATTTGGATGGGCGTGTGGTGGCTCACGGAAGCCGTCCCGTTGGCAGCGACCTCCCTTTTGCCGCTGGTCTTGTTTCCGCTATTGGAAATTCAGTCGGTCAAAGACGTGGCATCGAGCTACGGCGATCAGAACGTGTTTCTGTTTCTCGGCGGCTTTTTGGTGGCGCTCGCCATCGAACGATCAGGGCTCCATCGTCGCGTGGCGTTATCGATTGTGTATGTCATGGGGGATAACCCGGCGAAACTCCTCTTGGGGTTTATGGTGGCGACGGGTCTGATGTCGATGTGGATCTCGAATACGGCCACGACGCTGCTGATGTTGCCAATCGCCGGAAGCATTCTGTCGGTGGCCGATTTGCGTTTGACCGACGATACGGCCCGGCGAAATCTGGGTGTCGGTTTGATGCTAGGGATTGCCTACGCGGCAAGTATCGGCGGCGTAGCAACGTTGGTAGGTACGCCACCGAATATCGCGTTCTCGTCTTACTATAGCGATAACTTTCCGGAGTTGCCGCAGGTTTCGTTCCTGGCTTGGATGTTGATGGCCCTCCCCTTCTCGCTCGTTTTCATGTTGATTACTTGGGGCGTTTTGGCCTACATGATGTTTCCGGTTAAAAGCGCCGATTCGCTGGGTGGTCGTAACGTGATTGCCGACGAACTGCGAAATCTAGGCCCCATTCAGGCCGCCGAGTGGCGGTCGGGCATTATCTTCTTTGCGACGGCCTTGCTATGGATTTTGCGAGAACCGGTCGAAGACTGGGGCTGGGGAGTTTTCTTTCTCGATGAAAATGGAAAGACTTTCGTCAGCGACGCCACCACTGCCATGGCCATGGCGATCCTCTGCTTTGTGATTCCCCGCGGTGGGAAAGAGAGCGGGCCACTGCTTACCTGGGAAACGACCGTCAAAGTGCCGTGGGGCGTTTTGTTGCTCTTCGGCGGCGGTATTGCCTTGGCCCAGGCGGTGAACGCCTCGAAGTTTGACCTTTATCTGGGCTCGCACATGGCCAACGTCATGAGCAACATGTCGGAGTCGGCAATGGTGATTGTGACGGCAACCGGAATGGTTTGGTTGACCGAGTTCACCTCGAACCTGGCCAGCGTTCAGACGTTCAATCCGGTGCTCGGCAGTGCCTCGCAGGAACTGGGGGTCCCGCCGCTGCTGTTGTTGGTCCCGGCGACCATGGCGGCCAGTTGTGCGTTTATGATGCCCGTCGCGACGCCCCCCAACGCAATTGTCTACGGCTCGGGCCGGGTGCCGATCGGTAGTATGGTCAAGGCTGGGATCGTCTTGAACATCCTCTCGATCATTCTGGTTTCGATCACCGTGCTGGTGCTCGGACGTCTACTGATATAG
- the sppA gene encoding signal peptide peptidase SppA: MVPPSPNQPQQIVIQNRHSGGLFWRILAAIGWLGLFFCVAIILGQAISSANYYNTTEGVSEKYFSGSKTASDKIAVINVTGVIMEGQGYVRKQIDLVREDKDVKAIVVRVDSPGGTVTGSDYILHHLKKLKEERDIPLVVSMGAMATSGGYYVAMAVEDEENSIYAEPTTTTGSIGVIIPHYNVSGLMEEYHIEDDSIMSHPRKQMLTMTREMSEEHRGILQEYVNQAFTRFKDIVKEGRPAFEKDPEKLDVLATGEIFTANQALANGLVDQIGFIEEAIDRAAELADIDPKKSRVVTYEEPVALFDLGFAQSQAMSFDKMLEMTAPKAYYMSSYLPPIVSSFPFGSR, translated from the coding sequence ATGGTCCCACCAAGTCCCAACCAACCTCAGCAGATTGTCATCCAGAACCGCCACTCCGGAGGCCTCTTCTGGCGAATTCTCGCAGCAATAGGCTGGCTCGGGCTTTTCTTTTGCGTGGCGATCATCCTCGGCCAGGCCATCAGCTCGGCCAACTACTACAACACAACCGAAGGGGTTTCGGAAAAGTACTTCTCCGGCAGTAAGACCGCCAGCGACAAGATCGCCGTGATCAATGTCACCGGCGTCATCATGGAAGGGCAAGGCTACGTCCGCAAGCAGATTGACCTGGTCCGCGAAGACAAAGATGTCAAAGCGATTGTTGTCCGCGTCGATTCTCCCGGCGGCACCGTGACCGGTTCCGACTACATCTTGCACCACCTGAAGAAGCTCAAGGAAGAACGCGACATTCCATTGGTCGTGAGCATGGGAGCGATGGCGACCTCAGGCGGCTATTACGTGGCCATGGCGGTCGAGGACGAAGAGAACTCGATTTACGCCGAACCAACGACCACCACCGGCTCGATCGGCGTGATCATTCCTCACTACAACGTCTCCGGCTTGATGGAAGAGTACCATATCGAAGACGACTCGATCATGAGCCACCCCCGCAAGCAGATGCTGACCATGACCCGCGAGATGTCGGAAGAACACCGTGGAATCTTACAAGAGTACGTGAATCAGGCATTCACCCGTTTTAAAGACATTGTGAAAGAAGGTCGGCCTGCGTTTGAGAAAGACCCCGAAAAACTCGACGTCCTAGCCACCGGAGAAATCTTCACGGCGAATCAAGCGTTGGCAAATGGCCTGGTCGACCAGATCGGTTTCATCGAAGAAGCCATCGACCGTGCGGCTGAGCTGGCCGACATCGATCCGAAGAAATCACGCGTGGTTACCTACGAAGAGCCTGTGGCACTGTTCGACTTGGGATTCGCCCAAAGCCAGGCAATGAGCTTCGACAAGATGCTGGAGATGACTGCTCCTAAGGCCTATTACATGTCCAGTTATCTGCCACCGATCGTGAGTTCGTTTCCTTTCGGATCGCGATAA
- a CDS encoding sugar phosphate isomerase/epimerase family protein, with amino-acid sequence MFVSASTECFPELPMRECMEKLVDLEFSAVDMTLDENSEHLRPSEVAANLQRAIDICHDTQRLVISNFRLLSSTQGNDRYVEYEAICKLAKAVKVASITVPSGQFGTPFNEEVEHLRELVAISATEGVVTSMHTHVGCLSQDCDTIQVLCDNVKGLGITLDPSHFICREDGEKSYDKVLKYVRHVYLRDTSKDAMHVRVGQGEVEYGRLIQQLEQIGYKRALTVHMPPLTDTDQMAEMRKIRLLLESLL; translated from the coding sequence GTGTTCGTTTCCGCGTCGACCGAGTGTTTTCCCGAGTTACCCATGCGAGAGTGCATGGAAAAGCTGGTCGATTTGGAGTTCAGCGCCGTCGACATGACGCTGGATGAAAATAGCGAGCATTTGCGCCCCTCTGAGGTGGCTGCCAATTTGCAGCGAGCCATCGACATTTGCCACGATACGCAGCGATTGGTAATTTCCAACTTTCGCCTGCTATCGAGCACCCAAGGCAATGATCGCTACGTCGAATACGAAGCGATCTGCAAGTTGGCCAAAGCGGTCAAAGTCGCTTCGATTACCGTTCCCAGCGGACAGTTCGGCACCCCCTTCAACGAAGAAGTCGAGCACCTGCGTGAATTGGTCGCGATTTCCGCTACCGAAGGTGTCGTCACCAGCATGCACACCCATGTCGGTTGCCTTTCGCAAGACTGCGACACGATTCAAGTGCTGTGCGACAACGTAAAAGGCCTCGGCATCACCCTCGATCCGAGCCACTTCATCTGCCGCGAAGATGGCGAGAAGAGCTACGACAAGGTGCTCAAGTACGTCCGCCACGTCTACCTTCGCGACACCAGCAAAGACGCTATGCACGTCCGAGTCGGCCAAGGCGAAGTCGAGTACGGCCGCCTGATCCAGCAGCTCGAACAAATCGGCTACAAACGGGCCCTCACCGTTCACATGCCGCCCCTGACCGATACCGACCAGATGGCGGAAATGCGAAAGATCCGTCTGCTGCTGGAAAGCTTGCTCTAA